A window from Acinonyx jubatus isolate Ajub_Pintada_27869175 chromosome E1, VMU_Ajub_asm_v1.0, whole genome shotgun sequence encodes these proteins:
- the KRT9 gene encoding keratin, type I cytoskeletal 9 — protein sequence MSCRQFSSSYRSQGSSRGGGGSMMSSLGRVSSSGAAGGGGRFSSFSGYGGGRSGACGRGGGGSFGSSYGGGSGGGFSAGSFGGGSRRFGGVSGGGFGGGSGGGFGGSGGFGGGSGGGFGGFGGFGGGSGGGFGFGGGSAGGFGGSGGFGGDFDGGAGGILGADEKTTMQNLNFRLASYLEKVQALEEDNNKLEGKIREWYNKQGPMAFQKDYSPYCDTIEDLKNQILDTTVGNHKTLLDLDNIRMTSDDFRMKYEMESTLRQGVEADINGLRKVLDDLTMQKSDLEMQYESLQEELIFLKKNHEDEMNQLTGQNSGDVNVEMNAAPGKDLTKILNDMREQYERISAKNRRDIEEQYETQMSQMEQEVTNSGREMESSNKEVTQLRHSIQEMEIELQSQLSKKLALEKSLEDTKNRYCGQLQQLQEQISNLEAQLTEIRGEIECQNQEYSVLLNIKTRLEQEIATYRSLLEGGQEDFESHESGQRCSGGGRGSGYHGGSGGSHGRGSWGGSGGSHGRGSGGSYGGRGSSGGGSRGSHGGGSGGSYGGGSSSGGGSGGRRGSGGSCEEGSGSGGGSGGSYGGGSGSGGGSGGSYGGGSGSGGGSGGSYGGGSGRSSQSQSSSSKSGECDDTQGYQIRY from the exons ATGAGTTGCAGACAATTCTCCTCCTCTTACCGGAGCCAAGGCAGCTCCAGGGGCGGCGGGGGCAGCATGATGTCCTCGTTAGGTCGCGTCAGCTCCTCAGGGGCCGCTGGAGGAGGGGGCCGATTCAGCTCTTTCAGTGGCTACGGAGGGGGGCGCTCCGGGGcctgtgggaggggaggtggtggcagTTTTGGCTCCAGCTACGGTGGAGGATCTGGGGGTGGTTTTAGTGCTGGTAGCTTCGGTGGAGGTTCCAGGCGCTTCGGTGGTGTGTCTGGAGGGGGCTTTGGGGGTGGATCTGGAGGAGGCTTTGGAGGCTCTGGGGGCTTTGGGGGTGGATCTGGAGGAGGCTTTGGAGGCTTTGGGGGCTTTGGGGGTGGATCTGGAGGAGGCTTTGGTTTTGGTGGCGGTTCTGCAGGAGGCTTTGGGGGATCTGGGGGCTTTGGCGGTGACTTtgatggtggtgctggtggtATTCTGGGCGCTGATGAGAAGACCACCATGCAGAACCTCAATTTCCGGCTGGCCTCCTACTTGGAAAAGGTGCAGGCACTAGAGGAAGACAACAATAAACTGGAGGGTAAGATCCGGGAGTGGTATAACAAGCAGGGACCCATGGCCTTCCAAAAGGATTACTCCCCCTACTGTGACACCATCGAAGACCTCAAGAACCAG ATTCTGGACACCACAGTGGGCAACCATAAGACTCTCCTGGATCTTGACAACATTCGCATGACATCGGATGACTTCAGGATGAA GTATGAGATGGAAAGCACCCTGCGACAAGGAGTGGAGGCTGACATCAATGGCTTGCGGAAGGTGCTGGATGATCTGACCATGCAAAAATCTGACCTGGAAATGCAGTATGAGTCTCTGCAGGAGGAACTGATTTTCCTCAAGAAGAATCATGAGGAT GAGATGAATCAGCTGACTGGGCAGAACTCTGGGGATGTCAACGTGGAGATGAATGCTGCTCCTGGCAAAGATCTCACCAAGATCCTCAATGACATGCGCGAGCAGTATGAGAGGATCAGTGCTAAGAACCGTAGGGACATTGAAGAGCAATATGAGACTCAG ATGAGCCAGATGGAGCAGGAAGTGACAAATAGTGGCCGGGAGATGGAGTCCAGCAACAAGGAGGTGACCCAGCTCCGGCACAGCATCCAGGAGATGGAGATTGAGCTGCAGTCTCAGCTCAGCAAG AAATTGGCCCTGGAGAAGTCCTTGGAAGACACCAAGAACCGCTACTGTGGCCAGCTGCAGCAGTTGCAGGAGCAGATCAGTAACCTGGAGGCTCAGCTCACTGAGATCCGGGGAGAGATTGAGTGCCAGAATCAGGAATACAGCGTTCTGCTCAACATCAAGACACGGCTGGAGCAGGAAATTGCGACTTACCGCAGCCTCCTTGAGGGTGGCCAGGAGGACTT TGAATCTCATGAATCTGGACAAAGGTGCTCTGGAGGTGGCAGAGGAAGTGGATATCACGGTGGAAGTGGAGGCAGTCATGGAAGAGGATCCTGGGGAGGAAGTGGAGGTAGCCATGGAAGAGGAAGTGGAGGCAGCTATGGAGGAAGAGGTAGTTCTGGAGGAGGAAGTAGAGGTAGCCACGGAGGAGGAAGTGGTGGCAGCTATGGTGGAGGAAGTAGTtctggaggaggaagtggaggcaggagaggaagtgGTGGCAGCTGTGAAGAAGGAAGTGGATCTGGAGGAGGAAGTGGTGGCAGCTACGGAGGAGGAAGTGGATCTGGAGGAGGAAGTGGCGGCAGCTACGGAGGAGGAAGTGGATCTGGAGGAGGAAGTGGTGGCAGCTatggaggaggaagtggaagatCATCTCAGTCCCAGTCCTCTTCCTCAAAATCTGGTGAATGTGATGATACACAAG GCTATCAGATTCGATACTAG